A DNA window from Daucus carota subsp. sativus chromosome 3, DH1 v3.0, whole genome shotgun sequence contains the following coding sequences:
- the LOC108210793 gene encoding uncharacterized protein LOC108210793, producing MSGSLIPALAKATGVVFAGVLAASLASTAIKLNYQKHKIKNGKECGVCKGKGFYKCKLCKGKSTIEWSPLYDPVVINPCLCPTCDGNKVQKCLNCLGDCYV from the exons ATGTCTGGTAGTTTAATCCCCGCTTTAGCTAAAGCCACAGGCGTTGTTTTCGCCGGAGTTCTCGCCGCATCTCTGGCCTCCACCGCCATCAAACTCAATTACCAAAAGCACAAG ATAAAAAATGGGAAAGAATGTGGGGTGTGTAAAGGCAAAGGCTTTTACAAATGCAAATTATGCAAAGGGAAATCAACAATTGAATGGTCTCCTCTGTATGATCCTGTTGTGATTAACCCCTGTCTTTGCCCTACTTGTGATGGAAATAA GGTTCAGAAGTGTCTCAACTGTTTGGGGGATTGCTATGTTTAG